In the genome of Cutibacterium equinum, one region contains:
- a CDS encoding ABC transporter permease, translating into MSNLLRVIGKRLIALPIMVLGVVLLVFIVMSFSPRDPAILALGESATPEALAQYRETNGLNSPLLVRYGRFLVGMVHGDLGTTSGGTPVVDMVSRAFPITLQLTVWGLLIAIIVSTILGVIAALYRDRWPDQLIRIVSIASLATPSFWLAILLIQWLGDIPGGSGTFPAVVSSWIPLSENPAAYFNSLALPVIALAVPVTGSLTRVVRTSVVEELDKDYVRTAIGSGIPYHTVIARNVLRNALINPLTVVGLKFGYLMGGAVIIEIIFNIKAMGQLILDGVSRNDIFLVQGVTLTVAIAFIIINIVVDLLYVLVNPRIRSV; encoded by the coding sequence ATGTCGAATCTCCTTCGAGTCATCGGGAAACGACTCATCGCGCTGCCGATCATGGTGCTCGGTGTGGTCCTGCTCGTCTTCATCGTCATGTCCTTCTCGCCACGAGACCCCGCGATCCTTGCGCTGGGAGAATCAGCGACTCCGGAGGCCCTGGCGCAGTACCGGGAAACGAACGGGCTCAATTCACCACTGCTTGTCAGGTACGGGCGGTTCTTGGTCGGAATGGTGCACGGCGATCTTGGGACCACTTCGGGTGGCACCCCCGTTGTCGACATGGTGAGCAGGGCCTTCCCCATCACCTTGCAGCTGACGGTGTGGGGCCTGCTCATCGCGATCATCGTCTCGACGATCCTCGGTGTCATCGCAGCCCTCTACCGTGACCGCTGGCCCGACCAGCTCATCCGTATCGTGTCGATCGCCAGTCTTGCGACACCGTCTTTCTGGCTGGCCATCCTGTTGATTCAGTGGCTCGGCGACATTCCGGGAGGCAGCGGTACCTTCCCCGCAGTTGTCTCATCGTGGATTCCGTTGTCGGAGAACCCGGCCGCCTACTTCAACTCGCTTGCCCTGCCTGTCATCGCACTGGCGGTTCCAGTGACCGGCTCGCTGACGCGAGTGGTGCGCACCTCCGTTGTCGAGGAACTCGACAAGGACTACGTGCGAACTGCCATCGGTTCAGGGATTCCTTACCACACCGTCATCGCCCGCAATGTATTGCGCAACGCCCTGATCAACCCGTTGACGGTGGTCGGCCTCAAGTTCGGCTATCTCATGGGTGGTGCCGTGATCATCGAGATCATCTTCAACATCAAGGCCATGGGTCAGTTGATCCTCGACGGAGTGTCTCGCAACGACATTTTTCTGGTACAGGGAGTGACCCTCACGGTCGCCATCGCTTTCATCATCATCAATATCGTGGTCGACCTGCTCTACGTACTGGTTAATCCGAGGATCAGGAGTGTATGA
- a CDS encoding ABC transporter substrate-binding protein yields MITPIGPGNHVDRRGFMKLSGAIAAAAGLTASLSACGGDNPNKKTGGAGGQSSGGAGKNDGTITAGISYELGTNGYDPMTTTAALTVAANWHTFEGLYEIEATDPTKAYAALAADDKPKKIDEKTYEVTLRDKAAFSDGSKVTADDVVYSYERVMDPKNNSLYSQFSGFVIDSITKKDDSTVVIKLKFPFEELLANRLATFKIVPKAIVEKDQKKFDSNPVGTGPWKMTDNGSSGSLKFEKNEHYNGPRPAKAAKMVWNIMPDPDARTNALTSGSVQAIDSLPYTKIPSVKSSGFEQASQQGFSLAFAMFNCSAGNPFNNVKNRQAVLYAMDVAKACKVGLSGQATPATSFVQDGHPAYRKAKTVYDRDLEKAKSLFNETGLKKFRVMGTDHDWMKAIENILVDSLKEAGVTVEFDQKQSADVYNEITGKPDSFDVLLAPGDPSVFGADADLLMRWWYAGDVWVDARMHWKGQPGYDKFTQTLEKAAQAVGDEQLNGWHECFDILAENVPLYPLFHRKTPTAWDGKSLVGFKPISLTGLDFLDVATTK; encoded by the coding sequence ATGATCACTCCTATCGGGCCGGGCAACCACGTTGACCGCCGGGGATTCATGAAGTTGAGCGGCGCTATCGCGGCAGCCGCAGGTCTGACCGCTAGCTTGTCGGCATGCGGTGGGGACAACCCGAACAAGAAGACCGGTGGCGCCGGAGGGCAGTCGTCGGGCGGGGCAGGAAAGAACGACGGGACCATCACCGCTGGCATCTCCTACGAGCTTGGAACCAACGGTTATGACCCAATGACGACGACGGCAGCATTGACCGTGGCTGCTAACTGGCACACGTTCGAAGGGCTCTACGAGATCGAGGCTACCGACCCGACGAAGGCCTACGCTGCCTTGGCTGCCGACGACAAGCCGAAGAAGATCGACGAGAAGACCTACGAGGTCACACTGCGCGACAAAGCAGCCTTCTCTGATGGCAGCAAGGTCACGGCCGACGACGTGGTTTACAGTTATGAACGGGTCATGGACCCCAAGAACAACTCGTTGTACAGCCAATTCAGCGGATTCGTCATCGACTCGATTACCAAGAAAGATGATTCGACCGTTGTCATCAAGCTCAAGTTCCCCTTCGAGGAGCTGCTGGCCAACCGCCTCGCAACCTTCAAGATCGTCCCCAAGGCCATCGTCGAGAAGGATCAGAAGAAGTTTGACTCCAATCCTGTCGGCACTGGCCCCTGGAAGATGACCGATAACGGTTCCAGCGGTAGTCTCAAGTTCGAGAAGAACGAGCACTACAACGGCCCCCGTCCGGCCAAAGCCGCGAAAATGGTCTGGAACATCATGCCGGACCCCGATGCGCGCACCAATGCCCTTACTTCGGGAAGTGTCCAGGCCATCGATTCGCTGCCGTACACCAAGATTCCCAGCGTCAAGTCCAGTGGTTTCGAGCAAGCCTCTCAACAGGGCTTCAGTCTGGCCTTCGCGATGTTCAACTGCTCGGCCGGGAACCCCTTCAACAACGTCAAGAACCGTCAGGCTGTCCTGTACGCGATGGACGTCGCGAAAGCTTGCAAGGTCGGCCTCTCTGGACAGGCAACTCCGGCCACCAGCTTCGTACAGGATGGCCATCCTGCTTATCGGAAGGCCAAGACCGTCTACGACCGTGATCTGGAGAAGGCCAAGTCCTTGTTCAACGAGACCGGGTTGAAGAAATTCCGCGTCATGGGCACTGACCACGACTGGATGAAAGCCATCGAGAACATTCTCGTTGACTCCCTCAAGGAGGCTGGAGTCACAGTCGAATTCGACCAGAAGCAGTCGGCTGACGTTTATAACGAAATTACCGGGAAGCCCGATTCCTTCGACGTTCTTCTGGCCCCTGGCGATCCCTCGGTCTTCGGTGCCGACGCTGATCTCCTGATGCGCTGGTGGTACGCCGGCGATGTGTGGGTCGACGCCCGCATGCACTGGAAGGGTCAACCAGGCTACGACAAGTTCACCCAGACCTTGGAGAAAGCCGCCCAAGCCGTCGGCGACGAGCAGTTGAATGGCTGGCACGAATGCTTCGACATCCTTGCCGAAAACGTCCCGCTCTACCCGCTCTTCCATCGCAAGACTCCAACGGCATGGGACGGCAAGTCCTTGGTTGGTTTCAAGCCGATATCCCTCACCGGACTCGACTTCCTCGATGTCGCCACCACCAAGTGA
- a CDS encoding DUF3151 family protein, translating into MAEEQNTDPTAEIEIQDHGVHLPPDPAIRKLAKRGRDEFMAVVKEHPSSTLCWALLAEGSLLSGTDAADVAAYAYARTGRDLGLEQLRDAGWDGEEAVDWGYLPNQGVFRCLHAFAMAAERLGFGDESDDADTLLRELSVEAWRALRGDEVPSDGAVDVEVDDEHSDGDQE; encoded by the coding sequence ATGGCTGAGGAGCAGAACACCGATCCGACCGCTGAGATCGAGATACAGGACCACGGCGTGCACTTGCCGCCGGACCCGGCCATTCGCAAACTTGCCAAGCGGGGACGAGACGAGTTCATGGCGGTCGTCAAGGAGCATCCGTCCTCGACTCTGTGCTGGGCCCTGCTGGCCGAGGGGTCTCTGCTGAGCGGCACTGACGCTGCCGATGTCGCTGCCTATGCCTATGCGCGCACGGGACGTGATCTTGGTCTGGAACAGCTGCGCGACGCCGGATGGGACGGCGAGGAGGCTGTCGACTGGGGATACCTGCCCAACCAGGGGGTCTTCCGGTGCCTCCATGCCTTCGCGATGGCGGCTGAGCGTCTGGGATTTGGTGACGAGTCCGACGACGCCGACACCCTGCTGCGCGAGTTGAGCGTCGAGGCGTGGCGGGCGCTTCGTGGCGACGAGGTGCCATCCGACGGTGCTGTTGACGTCGAGGTGGACGACGAGCACTCCGACGGTGATCAGGAGTAG
- the typA gene encoding translational GTPase TypA, with protein sequence MPVRKDLRNIAIVAHVDHGKTTLVDAMLWQSGAFREGADVEKRVMDSMDLEREKGITILAKNTAVKHVMSDGEEITLNIIDTPGHADFGGEVERGLEMVDGVILLVDASEGPLPQTRFVLRKALAKKLPLILVLNKVDRSDARIDEVVEETYDLFMDLSDDDDTSLLDVPVVYASAKAGRASLNKPEDGGMPDSPDLQPLFDCILENIPAPTYKEDGVLRAHVTNLDASPYLGRLALCRVVSGEIVKGQTVAWCKRDGSVQNVKLSELLMTEALERVPAEKAGPGDIVAIAGIPDITIGETLSDPENPDPLPLIHVDEPSMSMTIGINTSPLSGRSGDKLTARLVKARLDQELIGNVSIKVADTDRPDMWEVQGRGELQLAVLVEQMRREGFELTVGKPQVVTKTIDGKLHEPFERVTIDAPEEFMGAVTQMMGLRKGQMMHMVNHGSGWVRMEFIVPARGLIGFRTEFLTQTRGQGIMNQIFENFQPWVGELRTRQNGSMVADRQGVVTSYALFNLQERGTMFVSPGEDTYEGMVVGENSRPDDMDVNPTKEKHLTNVRSSTGDELERLIPATKLSMEQQLEFCREDECLEVTPDVVRIRKTELNAHERAKARTRAKNS encoded by the coding sequence ATGCCCGTACGCAAGGATCTGCGCAACATCGCCATCGTGGCCCACGTTGACCACGGAAAGACCACACTGGTCGACGCGATGCTGTGGCAGTCGGGAGCCTTCCGCGAGGGCGCCGACGTCGAAAAGCGCGTCATGGACTCGATGGACCTCGAGCGCGAGAAGGGCATCACCATTCTCGCCAAGAACACCGCCGTCAAGCACGTCATGAGCGACGGCGAGGAAATCACCCTCAACATCATCGACACCCCCGGACACGCCGACTTCGGTGGCGAGGTCGAGCGCGGCCTCGAGATGGTTGATGGCGTCATCCTCCTCGTCGACGCATCCGAGGGTCCCCTCCCCCAGACCCGCTTCGTGCTGCGCAAGGCCCTGGCCAAGAAACTCCCGCTCATCCTCGTCCTCAACAAGGTCGACCGCTCCGACGCCCGCATCGACGAGGTTGTCGAGGAGACCTACGACCTGTTCATGGATCTTTCCGACGACGACGACACCTCCCTGCTCGACGTCCCCGTCGTCTACGCCTCTGCGAAGGCCGGACGCGCCTCTCTCAACAAGCCCGAGGACGGCGGGATGCCCGATTCCCCCGACCTTCAGCCGCTGTTCGACTGCATCCTCGAGAACATCCCGGCACCCACCTACAAGGAAGACGGGGTGTTGCGCGCCCATGTGACCAACCTCGACGCTTCCCCCTACCTCGGTCGTCTGGCCCTGTGCCGCGTCGTCTCCGGAGAGATCGTCAAGGGCCAGACGGTGGCTTGGTGCAAGCGCGACGGTTCGGTGCAGAACGTCAAACTGTCCGAGCTGCTCATGACCGAGGCCCTCGAGCGAGTCCCCGCCGAGAAGGCTGGCCCCGGTGACATCGTCGCCATCGCCGGCATCCCCGACATCACCATCGGCGAGACCCTCTCGGACCCCGAGAACCCGGATCCGCTGCCCCTCATCCACGTCGACGAGCCGTCGATGTCGATGACCATCGGCATCAACACCTCGCCGCTGTCAGGCCGGTCCGGTGACAAACTCACCGCCCGTCTCGTCAAGGCCCGCCTCGATCAGGAACTCATCGGTAACGTGTCCATCAAGGTGGCCGACACCGATCGTCCCGACATGTGGGAGGTTCAGGGCCGCGGTGAGCTGCAGCTGGCCGTCCTCGTCGAGCAGATGCGCCGCGAGGGATTCGAGCTCACCGTCGGCAAGCCGCAGGTCGTCACCAAGACCATCGACGGCAAGCTGCACGAGCCCTTCGAGCGGGTCACCATCGACGCCCCCGAGGAGTTCATGGGGGCCGTCACCCAGATGATGGGCCTGCGCAAGGGCCAGATGATGCACATGGTCAATCACGGTTCCGGCTGGGTGCGCATGGAGTTCATCGTGCCGGCTCGCGGGCTCATCGGCTTCCGCACCGAATTCCTGACCCAGACCCGAGGCCAGGGCATCATGAACCAGATCTTCGAGAACTTCCAGCCGTGGGTGGGCGAGCTGCGCACCCGTCAAAATGGCTCGATGGTCGCCGACCGTCAGGGAGTCGTCACCTCCTACGCCCTGTTCAACCTGCAGGAGCGCGGCACAATGTTCGTCTCCCCCGGCGAGGACACCTACGAGGGCATGGTCGTTGGCGAGAACTCCCGCCCCGACGACATGGACGTCAACCCCACCAAGGAAAAGCACCTCACCAACGTGCGCTCCTCCACCGGTGACGAACTGGAACGCCTCATTCCGGCCACCAAACTCTCAATGGAGCAGCAGCTGGAGTTCTGCCGTGAGGATGAGTGCCTCGAGGTCACCCCGGACGTTGTTCGTATCCGCAAGACTGAGCTAAACGCCCACGAGCGGGCCAAGGCTCGCACTCGCGCGAAGAACAGTTGA
- a CDS encoding L,D-transpeptidase, which produces MTGTVICASKSQRKLWMVQNGRILITLDARFGRPSMPTTEGVHTVYWKDKHHVSGIYGSPMPYSMFFHNGEAIHYSSDFSRRGWNGASHGCINIRNMNGLKWLWDHTPTGRKMIVFK; this is translated from the coding sequence ATGACGGGGACCGTCATCTGCGCCTCGAAGAGCCAGCGCAAGCTGTGGATGGTTCAAAACGGGCGCATCCTCATCACCTTGGACGCTCGCTTCGGACGTCCCAGTATGCCCACCACCGAGGGCGTCCACACCGTGTACTGGAAGGACAAGCATCACGTGTCGGGCATCTACGGATCCCCGATGCCGTACTCGATGTTCTTCCACAATGGCGAGGCCATCCACTACTCGTCGGACTTCTCCCGTCGTGGATGGAATGGCGCCTCTCACGGCTGCATCAACATCCGCAACATGAACGGCCTGAAGTGGCTGTGGGACCACACCCCGACTGGTCGCAAGATGATCGTCTTCAAGTGA